From Amycolatopsis sp. cg9, one genomic window encodes:
- a CDS encoding pyridoxal-phosphate dependent enzyme, with protein sequence MTLAAPVSRSVVEATELPRIIRVRPNFHVAAFGLMKLLPARFMLDRAEERGEVGPGTTVLETSSGTFGLGLAMVCRLRGYPLTIVGDPAIDAPLKRRLEHLGARVEICPEPSPVGGYQRARLDRLEQLRAEYPNHWVPGQYSNPDNPRSYALVAEQLAETIGVPDCLVGAVGSGGSTSGTSSFLRMLVPEMTLIGVDTQRSAIFGQPDGPRVLRGLGNSLVPANVEHSSYDQVHWIGAAEAFAATRELYARHCLFMGPTSGASFKVADWFARRNPDATVVALLPDEGYRYQDTVYSDEWLRAQGLAHAGAAEPYEVVAPTEPGGSWTWLNWGRRSLADAS encoded by the coding sequence GCGTCCGGCCGAACTTCCACGTCGCCGCCTTCGGCCTGATGAAGCTGCTGCCCGCCCGGTTCATGCTCGACCGCGCCGAGGAGCGCGGCGAGGTCGGCCCGGGCACGACCGTGCTCGAGACGTCGTCGGGCACCTTCGGCCTCGGCCTCGCCATGGTCTGCCGGCTGCGCGGCTACCCGCTCACGATCGTCGGCGACCCGGCGATCGACGCGCCGCTCAAGCGCCGCCTCGAGCACCTCGGCGCCCGAGTCGAGATCTGCCCGGAACCCAGTCCCGTCGGCGGGTACCAGCGTGCGCGGCTGGACCGGCTCGAGCAGCTGCGCGCGGAGTACCCGAACCACTGGGTTCCGGGCCAGTACAGCAATCCCGACAACCCGCGGTCGTACGCGCTGGTGGCCGAGCAGCTCGCCGAGACGATCGGCGTGCCGGACTGCCTCGTCGGCGCGGTCGGCTCCGGCGGCTCGACGTCCGGCACGAGCTCGTTCCTGCGGATGCTCGTCCCGGAGATGACGCTGATCGGCGTCGACACCCAGCGCAGCGCCATCTTCGGCCAGCCGGACGGCCCGCGCGTGCTGCGCGGGCTCGGCAACAGCCTGGTGCCGGCCAACGTCGAGCACTCGAGCTACGACCAGGTGCACTGGATCGGCGCGGCCGAGGCGTTCGCGGCGACGCGGGAGCTGTACGCGCGCCACTGCCTGTTCATGGGCCCGACCAGCGGCGCCTCGTTCAAGGTCGCGGACTGGTTCGCGCGCCGGAACCCGGACGCCACGGTCGTCGCGCTGCTGCCGGACGAGGGCTACCGCTACCAGGACACCGTCTACTCCGACGAATGGCTGCGCGCGCAGGGGCTGGCGCACGCGGGGGCGGCCGAGCCGTACGAAGTGGTCGCGCCGACCGAGCCCGGCGGCTCGTGGACGTGGCTGAACTGGGGCCGGCGCTCGCTCGCCGACGCGTCGTGA